The Pseudomonas triclosanedens genome has a window encoding:
- a CDS encoding OmpP1/FadL family transporter translates to MRASALGLVCGLFAGNSFAGGIMIYEAGQEGAALANAGAAALASDPSVLMNNPAGIAGLAGTQISANAQLILGDLHFSRDSNNQFDGNEGGNALQWLPGASLFISHQVDDRSAIGFGMYGNFGLALNYDDDWAGRYFNQEAAIIGVSFQPTIAHKFTDQLSVGIGPRIMYGYYRTEMAINNNLLGLADRPDGQLEYKDTDVGTGVNLGLLYEFSGRTQVGLAYTSKVKLEFKDSPDVRDVSNPVINAALRRLDVNSLELDVNVPQTVLLSVAHQLDPQWKLLGSLGWQDWSEFGNIGVDVDADASGVSRTVDRQYKDTWHASLGTQYQANPRLRWSMGLGYDSSAVDDKDRTVDNPMGETWRLATGINYQVEEGLDLHLAYTLVWMGDMDVEQTKSRSGTTLSGTYKDAALHIIGGGATWRF, encoded by the coding sequence ATGCGTGCCAGCGCTCTGGGGCTGGTCTGCGGGCTGTTCGCCGGGAACTCGTTCGCTGGCGGCATCATGATCTACGAAGCGGGACAGGAAGGCGCCGCCCTGGCCAACGCTGGCGCGGCCGCACTGGCCAGCGACCCCAGTGTGCTGATGAACAACCCCGCCGGCATCGCCGGACTGGCCGGCACGCAGATCAGCGCCAACGCCCAGCTGATCCTCGGCGACCTGCACTTCTCCCGCGACAGCAACAACCAGTTCGACGGCAACGAAGGCGGCAATGCACTGCAATGGCTGCCCGGCGCGAGCCTGTTCATCAGCCATCAGGTCGATGACCGCTCCGCCATCGGCTTCGGCATGTACGGCAACTTCGGCCTGGCATTGAACTACGACGACGACTGGGCCGGCCGCTACTTCAACCAGGAAGCCGCAATCATCGGCGTGTCGTTCCAGCCCACCATCGCGCACAAGTTCACCGACCAGCTCTCCGTTGGTATCGGCCCGCGCATCATGTATGGCTACTACCGCACCGAAATGGCCATCAACAACAACCTGCTGGGGCTGGCGGACCGCCCCGACGGCCAGCTCGAGTACAAGGACACCGACGTCGGCACCGGGGTAAACCTCGGCCTGCTGTACGAGTTCAGCGGGCGCACCCAGGTCGGTCTCGCGTACACCAGCAAGGTCAAACTGGAATTCAAGGACAGCCCCGACGTGCGCGACGTCAGCAACCCGGTCATCAACGCCGCGCTGCGCCGCCTGGACGTCAACTCGCTGGAGCTGGATGTGAATGTCCCGCAGACAGTGCTGCTGAGCGTGGCGCACCAGCTCGATCCGCAGTGGAAGCTGCTGGGCAGCCTGGGCTGGCAGGACTGGAGCGAGTTCGGCAACATCGGTGTGGACGTGGATGCCGATGCCAGTGGCGTGTCCCGCACCGTCGACCGCCAATACAAGGACACCTGGCACGCCTCCCTCGGTACGCAATACCAGGCCAACCCCCGCCTGCGCTGGAGCATGGGCCTGGGCTACGACAGCTCGGCGGTGGATGACAAGGACCGCACGGTCGACAACCCGATGGGCGAGACCTGGCGCCTGGCCACCGGCATCAACTACCAGGTGGAAGAAGGGCTCGATCTGCACCTGGCCTACACCCTGGTGTGGATGGGCGACATGGACGTCGAACAGACCAAGTCGCGCTCCGGCACGACGCTTTCCGGCACCTACAAAGATGCTGCCCTGCACATCATCGGCGGTGGCGCCACCTGGCGCTTCTGA
- the arnT gene encoding lipid IV(A) 4-amino-4-deoxy-L-arabinosyltransferase, whose amino-acid sequence MTDITLTSQRIPKSPYPSIERALPALAYPALLLVFALFFLAPLGFHGLWIPDETRYAQAAQEMLHGGNWVAPHFMGLRYFEKPAGGYWLIALGQALLGDNLFGARIASALTSAATAALIFLLARKLWNDTWKTWTAGLLYMSFGLAAGQAGYANIDPQLTLWITLGLVACWYALEGVNARERWSGWGLLGVACAMGFMTKGFLAWLLPVIVVAPYALLHKRWREVLKGGPLAILLAILLSLPWAIAVSRREADFWQFFFWNEHIRRFAGSNAQHAAPIWFFIPLLFAGALPWALLVVPSLRRSWRERSERRSAYLALWFAMPFLFFSLSKGKLPTYILPCFVPLALLMANTLVDKLRQRDLLALRGNGLLNLMLGSFALLGLGVVQAVHPVYLHQPLQIALAVLVCLTWVLCGLAQWLRPSRYWLAPALGLWVLIALLPAAMPSSVVDNKMPDQFIARHLDALKASRSLLSNELGAASALAWRLNRSDVTLLDVTGELQYGLAYPDASDRRITTQEVQAWLARHIANGPVGIVLSLSGKEGGTPPSWIPPGSQVFRENNLLIVISRTAPAP is encoded by the coding sequence ATGACGGACATAACGCTCACTTCGCAGCGCATCCCGAAATCCCCTTATCCATCCATCGAGCGCGCGCTGCCGGCGCTGGCCTACCCGGCACTGCTGCTGGTCTTCGCCCTGTTCTTCCTGGCGCCGTTGGGCTTCCACGGGCTCTGGATACCGGACGAGACTCGCTACGCCCAGGCAGCCCAGGAAATGCTGCACGGCGGCAACTGGGTGGCGCCCCACTTCATGGGGCTGCGCTACTTCGAGAAGCCCGCCGGCGGCTACTGGCTGATCGCGCTCGGCCAGGCGCTGCTGGGCGACAACCTGTTCGGCGCACGCATCGCCTCGGCGCTGACCAGCGCGGCCACCGCGGCACTGATTTTCCTGCTCGCCCGCAAACTGTGGAACGACACCTGGAAGACCTGGACTGCCGGCCTGCTGTACATGAGCTTCGGGCTCGCCGCGGGACAGGCCGGCTACGCCAACATCGACCCGCAGCTGACACTGTGGATCACCCTCGGCCTGGTCGCCTGCTGGTACGCGCTGGAAGGCGTCAACGCGCGCGAACGCTGGTCGGGCTGGGGCCTGCTGGGCGTGGCATGCGCGATGGGTTTCATGACCAAGGGGTTTCTTGCGTGGCTGCTGCCGGTCATCGTGGTGGCACCCTACGCGCTGCTGCACAAGCGCTGGCGCGAGGTACTCAAGGGCGGGCCGCTGGCGATACTGCTGGCCATACTATTGAGCCTGCCGTGGGCCATCGCGGTCAGTCGGCGCGAAGCGGACTTCTGGCAATTCTTCTTCTGGAACGAGCATATCCGCCGTTTCGCCGGCAGCAACGCACAGCACGCCGCGCCGATCTGGTTCTTCATACCCCTGCTGTTCGCCGGCGCCCTGCCGTGGGCGCTGCTGGTGGTGCCCAGCCTCCGGCGCAGCTGGCGCGAACGCAGCGAGCGGCGTAGCGCCTATCTCGCCCTCTGGTTCGCCATGCCTTTCCTGTTCTTCAGCCTGAGCAAGGGCAAGCTGCCGACCTATATCCTGCCGTGCTTCGTACCGTTGGCCCTGCTGATGGCGAACACCCTGGTGGACAAACTGCGCCAGCGCGACCTGCTGGCACTGCGCGGCAACGGACTGCTCAACCTGATGCTGGGAAGCTTTGCGCTGCTCGGCCTGGGCGTCGTCCAGGCGGTGCACCCGGTCTACCTTCATCAGCCCCTGCAAATTGCCCTGGCAGTGCTGGTGTGCCTGACATGGGTACTGTGCGGCCTTGCGCAGTGGCTACGTCCGTCGCGCTACTGGCTCGCCCCCGCTCTCGGGCTATGGGTGCTGATCGCGCTGCTGCCCGCCGCGATGCCCTCCTCGGTGGTCGACAACAAGATGCCCGACCAATTCATCGCTCGCCACCTGGACGCGCTGAAAGCGTCGAGGAGCCTGCTGAGCAACGAGCTTGGCGCCGCATCGGCACTGGCCTGGCGATTGAACCGCAGCGACGTGACGCTGCTCGACGTGACGGGCGAGCTGCAGTACGGCCTCGCTTATCCCGACGCCAGCGACCGCCGGATCACCACTCAGGAGGTGCAGGCCTGGCTGGCCCGGCACATTGCGAACGGCCCGGTAGGTATCGTGCTGAGCCTTTCCGGCAAGGAGGGCGGCACGCCACCCTCGTGGATTCCGCCGGGCTCGCAGGTATTCCGTGAAAACAACCTGCTCATCGTAATCAGCCGGACAGCGCCGGCGCCATGA
- a CDS encoding response regulator, with protein MSPLGFLQRLPLRTRLLLGFGGTLLLALVIGLYSLSVQQKQNEQINQIYEKEMLGLSHIEAARVALAGLGRSVRQAVLASDPGGRELALQELKEGQVTLRQEIEQARPLIYRSRAQDGMVRFESAYEEYQAQIERVLELDGQASGMGRSSDLAAISLLSSAALQRPGEVANQALAEVAQIKRAGADLEVKLASERFRRSVELTFWLMALGVGGGLLFGILISLSIRRPADSLRNSVDALSKGELDIRVPFQDYPNEIGDMARAITELQSEARQMASQRWVKTQVAALSSEMQSVAGSRELGDRILAVLAHSLPLFSATIHVQAEGESDLLLLGSYAASASVPRRLAPGEGLVGQCAKQRQPINLKLPPPPESHEGAWAAFSELLPLIHGERLVGVLALEVTEAPGASQRSLLDEFVPLLAMNLEILERTSHTGQLLAETLAQAELMERQAADLQAQTRELESRQLEIQATKAWYQGILESAPDGMLVVDQEGCIILANPRLEVLFGYSHDELLGRSVDELVPEAHRASHGRLRGGFFAEHSSRQMGRGGSDLLGLRRDGSQFSVEIALAPLPDLLGHGPCVCASVRDISERRVMEAALQDSERRLQYILDCSPVSVAIATHGEIHLANPKFVETFGLNVGGETVALYVDPADQQAIWDHMRAGEQYLERECRMFDRNGNEREIQATCLPIQHHGEFAVLGWFYDITERNLVEREMRRARDLAEEATRAKSEFLANMSHEIRTPMNVIIGMSSLALKSDLDPRQRNYIHKVHRSAEGLLGIINDILDFSKIEAGMMTVERIDFRLEDVLDQFASLIGFRAEEKSLELLFQLSADLPTALIGDPLRLGQVLLNLGNNAVKFTERGEIVLGIEVAALASDSTDLHFWVRDTGIGMTAEQCGRMFQSFIQADSSTSRRFGGTGLGLSISKNLVELMNGRIWVDSEPGRGSVFHFLARFGLQPGPVPRRTRRADELLGVRALVVDDNASAREILSSMAVSYGLEVDLARGGVEALEWIAEADERGLPYQLMLVDWQMPGMDGIEVVERLRAADAASVPAVIMVTAFGREEALAEARERGVDLGMVLTKPVTPSTLLEAINLALGRQALLDPRSRERETAKADALAGVSGSRMLLVEDNELNQELALELLGEAGVEVVLACNGQEAIDRLTVDRDFDCVLMDCQMPVLDGYAATRALRQMPELSQLPIIAMTANNMTGDRELALASGMNDHIAKPIDPGVMFRTLSRWVVPHRRTVVGALPVPGPDAAGAPLPGIDTRAGLATCAGKAALYERLLRRFHGNYQDFAAQFEALDDEVDPSAKRRSAHSLRGAAANIGALAVARAAEALEDACRQHLPAQVVAPLLAALQVELDLVLAGLALHLMPPGEPAAEPPCEPGDGPTLLRELAGLLLRSDTAAEDAIARLGGIYRGRPEAAQLAGVALAIESFDYDLALQRLQELMGLGGR; from the coding sequence ATGAGTCCGCTCGGATTTCTCCAGCGCCTGCCGCTGCGTACCCGACTGTTGCTGGGCTTCGGTGGCACGCTGCTGCTGGCGCTGGTCATCGGCCTGTACAGCCTGAGCGTGCAGCAGAAGCAGAACGAACAGATCAACCAGATCTATGAGAAGGAAATGCTCGGCCTCTCGCATATCGAGGCGGCACGGGTCGCGTTGGCCGGGTTGGGCCGTAGCGTCCGCCAGGCGGTGCTGGCGTCGGATCCGGGCGGTCGGGAACTGGCGTTGCAGGAACTCAAAGAAGGACAGGTGACCCTGCGCCAGGAAATCGAGCAGGCGCGGCCGCTCATCTATCGTTCGCGGGCGCAGGACGGGATGGTTCGTTTCGAGTCGGCCTATGAGGAGTACCAGGCGCAGATCGAACGTGTGCTGGAACTCGATGGCCAGGCTTCCGGTATGGGGCGTTCCTCGGACCTTGCGGCGATCTCGCTGCTGTCGTCGGCGGCGCTGCAACGCCCCGGCGAGGTGGCCAACCAAGCGCTGGCCGAGGTGGCGCAGATCAAGCGCGCCGGCGCCGACCTGGAGGTCAAGCTGGCTTCGGAGCGTTTTCGCCGCAGTGTCGAGCTGACCTTCTGGCTGATGGCCCTGGGGGTCGGCGGTGGCCTGTTGTTCGGCATCCTGATCAGCCTGTCGATTCGCCGGCCAGCCGATTCGCTGCGCAACTCGGTTGATGCACTGAGCAAGGGCGAACTGGACATACGGGTGCCGTTCCAGGACTACCCCAACGAAATCGGAGATATGGCGCGGGCCATCACCGAATTGCAGTCCGAGGCACGGCAGATGGCCAGCCAGCGCTGGGTCAAGACCCAGGTGGCGGCGCTGAGCAGCGAGATGCAATCGGTGGCGGGTTCCAGAGAGTTGGGCGACCGGATCCTGGCTGTCCTCGCCCATTCGCTGCCACTCTTCAGCGCGACGATCCACGTGCAGGCGGAGGGCGAAAGCGACCTCCTGCTGCTGGGCAGCTATGCCGCGTCGGCCAGTGTGCCGCGTCGCCTGGCGCCGGGAGAGGGTCTGGTCGGCCAATGCGCGAAACAGCGTCAGCCCATCAACCTGAAGCTGCCGCCACCGCCGGAGTCGCACGAAGGCGCGTGGGCGGCATTCAGCGAACTGCTGCCGCTGATACACGGCGAGCGCCTGGTGGGCGTGCTCGCGCTGGAAGTCACCGAGGCACCGGGCGCCAGCCAGCGTTCATTGCTGGATGAGTTCGTGCCCCTGCTGGCGATGAACCTGGAAATTCTCGAACGGACATCGCACACCGGGCAGCTTCTCGCGGAAACCCTTGCCCAGGCGGAACTGATGGAGCGTCAGGCCGCCGACCTGCAGGCGCAGACTCGCGAACTGGAGTCGCGGCAGTTGGAAATCCAGGCGACCAAGGCCTGGTACCAGGGCATCCTCGAATCGGCGCCCGACGGCATGCTGGTGGTAGACCAGGAAGGCTGCATCATCCTGGCCAATCCCAGGCTGGAGGTGCTATTCGGCTACTCCCATGACGAGCTGCTCGGGCGCTCGGTGGATGAACTGGTGCCGGAAGCCCATCGGGCGAGCCACGGGCGTCTGCGCGGCGGGTTCTTCGCCGAACACAGCAGCCGCCAGATGGGCCGGGGCGGCTCCGACCTGCTCGGATTGCGCAGGGATGGCAGCCAGTTCTCCGTGGAAATCGCCCTGGCGCCGTTGCCGGATCTGCTCGGGCACGGGCCGTGCGTGTGTGCCTCGGTGCGTGACATCAGCGAACGCCGGGTAATGGAGGCGGCGCTGCAGGACAGCGAGCGCCGCCTGCAATACATCCTCGATTGCAGTCCGGTGAGCGTGGCCATCGCGACGCATGGGGAGATTCACCTCGCCAACCCGAAGTTCGTCGAGACCTTCGGGCTGAACGTTGGCGGGGAAACTGTCGCGCTGTACGTCGATCCCGCCGATCAGCAGGCCATCTGGGACCATATGCGCGCCGGTGAGCAGTACCTGGAGCGTGAATGTCGGATGTTTGACCGCAACGGCAACGAGCGGGAAATCCAGGCAACCTGCCTGCCTATCCAGCACCACGGCGAGTTCGCCGTACTGGGTTGGTTCTACGACATCACCGAGCGCAACCTCGTCGAGCGCGAGATGCGTCGCGCCAGGGACCTGGCCGAAGAGGCGACGCGGGCCAAGAGCGAGTTCCTGGCCAACATGAGCCATGAAATCCGCACGCCGATGAATGTCATCATCGGCATGAGCAGCCTGGCCTTGAAAAGCGATCTCGATCCCCGCCAGCGCAACTACATTCACAAGGTGCATCGTTCCGCCGAAGGGCTGCTGGGGATCATCAACGACATTCTCGACTTCTCGAAGATCGAGGCGGGGATGATGACGGTGGAGCGCATCGACTTCCGCCTGGAGGATGTGCTCGACCAGTTCGCCAGCCTGATCGGCTTCCGCGCGGAAGAGAAGTCGCTGGAACTGTTGTTCCAGCTGAGCGCCGACCTGCCGACCGCGCTGATCGGTGATCCGTTGCGCCTCGGCCAGGTGCTGCTCAACCTGGGTAACAACGCGGTGAAGTTCACCGAGCGCGGCGAGATAGTTCTCGGCATCGAGGTGGCGGCGCTCGCTTCGGACAGCACGGATCTGCACTTCTGGGTGCGCGACACCGGGATCGGCATGACTGCCGAACAATGCGGACGCATGTTCCAGTCTTTCATCCAGGCCGACTCGTCGACCTCGCGGCGCTTCGGTGGTACCGGTCTGGGCCTGTCGATATCGAAGAACCTGGTGGAGCTGATGAACGGCAGGATCTGGGTGGACAGCGAGCCCGGGCGTGGCTCGGTGTTCCACTTTCTCGCCCGCTTCGGCCTTCAGCCGGGGCCTGTGCCGCGCCGGACCCGGCGGGCGGATGAATTGCTTGGCGTGCGCGCGCTGGTGGTCGATGACAACGCCTCGGCGCGGGAAATCCTCTCGTCGATGGCGGTGAGCTACGGCCTGGAGGTGGATCTCGCGCGGGGCGGAGTGGAGGCGCTGGAGTGGATAGCGGAGGCTGACGAACGCGGCCTTCCGTATCAATTGATGCTGGTCGACTGGCAGATGCCGGGCATGGATGGCATCGAAGTCGTCGAGCGGCTGCGGGCGGCGGACGCGGCAAGCGTTCCTGCGGTGATCATGGTGACCGCCTTTGGTCGCGAAGAAGCGTTGGCCGAGGCTCGGGAGCGTGGCGTGGATCTGGGCATGGTGCTGACCAAGCCAGTCACGCCATCCACGCTGCTCGAAGCGATCAACCTTGCGCTGGGCCGGCAGGCGCTGCTCGATCCGCGCAGCCGCGAGCGCGAGACCGCCAAGGCCGATGCGCTGGCCGGGGTGAGCGGCAGCCGGATGTTGCTGGTGGAAGACAACGAGCTGAACCAGGAGCTGGCCCTGGAGCTGCTCGGCGAGGCGGGCGTCGAGGTCGTTCTTGCCTGCAACGGCCAGGAAGCGATCGACCGGCTGACGGTGGACAGGGATTTCGACTGCGTGCTGATGGACTGCCAGATGCCGGTTCTCGATGGTTATGCGGCGACTCGCGCGCTGCGGCAGATGCCCGAGCTTAGCCAGTTGCCGATCATCGCCATGACTGCCAACAACATGACCGGCGACCGCGAGCTGGCGTTGGCCTCGGGAATGAATGACCACATTGCCAAGCCGATCGACCCGGGTGTCATGTTCCGCACGCTTTCGCGCTGGGTCGTGCCGCATCGCCGAACAGTGGTAGGCGCACTGCCAGTGCCTGGTCCCGACGCCGCCGGTGCGCCGCTGCCGGGGATCGATACACGTGCGGGGCTTGCTACCTGCGCGGGCAAGGCCGCCCTGTACGAGCGGCTGCTGCGCCGCTTCCACGGGAACTACCAGGATTTCGCCGCCCAGTTCGAGGCGCTGGACGATGAAGTCGACCCGTCCGCGAAACGTCGCTCGGCTCACTCCCTGCGCGGGGCGGCGGCGAACATCGGCGCCCTGGCCGTGGCCAGGGCGGCGGAGGCGCTGGAGGATGCGTGCCGACAGCACTTGCCGGCGCAGGTGGTGGCGCCATTGCTGGCCGCGCTGCAGGTGGAGCTCGACCTGGTGCTGGCCGGATTGGCGCTCCACCTCATGCCCCCCGGGGAGCCCGCGGCGGAGCCTCCCTGCGAGCCAGGTGATGGGCCCACCTTGCTGCGTGAGCTCGCTGGGCTGTTGCTGCGCAGCGATACCGCTGCCGAGGATGCCATCGCCAGGCTCGGCGGGATCTACCGGGGCAGGCCCGAGGCTGCGCAACTGGCTGGGGTGGCACTGGCGATCGAGTCGTTCGACTACGACCTGGCTCTTCAACGCCTGCAGGAACTCATGGGGCTGGGCGGCCGGTGA
- a CDS encoding HD-GYP domain-containing protein: MNEPGPVVRPTILIVDDTPENLTLLTELLKLLYRVKAARTGEKALQIATSDDPPDLILLDVMMPGMSGFEVCRRLREQPRTRDIPVIFVTTQGSVEDEIRGLDLGAVDYITKPINPPVVLMRVDNQLRVKAAADFLRDQNHFLEQEVQRRTRELAAIQDVTILAMASLAETRDNETGNHIRRTQHYVVALARHLQAHPRFAAELDDETVRLLFKSAPLHDIGKVGIPDYILLKPGRLTSDEFEVMKNHTTLGLEALEKAEERLGMDVPFLRLAKQIAYSHHEKWDGSGYPQGLAGDAIPVAARLMALADVYDALISQRIYKTGMPHAEAMQLIEMQRGRHFDPDVVDAFVALHGEFQGIAERFRDSRPQGKP, translated from the coding sequence ATGAATGAGCCTGGTCCCGTTGTCCGGCCGACGATCCTGATCGTCGACGACACCCCGGAAAACCTCACACTGCTCACTGAGCTGCTCAAGCTGCTGTATCGCGTCAAGGCAGCCAGGACCGGCGAGAAGGCGTTGCAGATCGCCACGTCCGACGATCCGCCGGACCTCATCCTGCTGGATGTGATGATGCCTGGCATGAGCGGCTTCGAGGTATGCCGGCGGCTGCGCGAGCAGCCACGGACGCGTGATATTCCGGTGATCTTCGTCACCACCCAGGGTTCGGTCGAGGATGAAATCCGGGGCCTCGACCTGGGGGCGGTGGACTACATCACCAAGCCGATCAACCCTCCCGTCGTGCTGATGCGGGTGGACAACCAGTTGCGGGTCAAGGCCGCGGCTGATTTCCTGCGCGACCAGAATCACTTCCTGGAGCAGGAAGTGCAGCGGCGCACCCGGGAGCTGGCAGCCATCCAGGATGTCACCATCCTGGCGATGGCCTCGCTGGCGGAGACCCGCGACAACGAGACCGGCAACCATATCCGGCGCACCCAGCACTACGTGGTCGCCCTGGCCAGGCACCTGCAGGCGCATCCACGCTTTGCCGCCGAGCTGGACGACGAGACCGTGCGGCTGCTCTTCAAGTCCGCCCCCCTGCATGACATCGGCAAGGTCGGGATTCCGGACTACATCCTGCTCAAGCCGGGGCGGTTGACCAGCGATGAGTTCGAGGTGATGAAAAACCATACCACGCTCGGGCTGGAGGCCCTGGAAAAGGCCGAGGAACGCTTGGGCATGGACGTGCCGTTCCTCCGCCTGGCCAAGCAGATCGCCTACAGCCACCACGAGAAATGGGATGGCAGCGGCTACCCCCAGGGCCTGGCGGGCGATGCGATTCCCGTGGCGGCGCGGCTCATGGCGCTGGCGGATGTCTACGACGCACTGATCAGCCAGCGCATCTACAAGACCGGCATGCCCCATGCCGAAGCGATGCAGCTCATCGAGATGCAGCGTGGCCGGCACTTCGATCCCGACGTGGTGGATGCTTTCGTGGCCCTGCACGGAGAGTTCCAGGGTATCGCCGAGCGTTTCCGCGACAGCCGGCCCCAGGGAAAGCCTTGA
- a CDS encoding LTA synthase family protein encodes MQLLRSAPVRFLALIALLWLIVFFLTRAVLMAGHLQDLGAGQLAVFAIGLLYDLSFLVYALLPLGVALLLMPARVWRAASWRWLLSLVLFASVYLMLFTAVAEWLFWDEFGVRFNFIAVDYLVYSDEVLNNILESYPVGTLLGALALISLAVTFGMSRVVRGIATSPVPNLGRSLAGCAGLLALALAALFLVDQDRPRSEGGNTYARELSSNGPYQFFAAFRNNELDYPQFYATLPAEEVARRMRAELAEPNARFIGSDHLDIRRRIENPGTPKKHNIVLVTIESLSAKYLGSNGDGRNLTPNMDELRRNSLYFNNFYATGTRTDRGLEAITLSIPPTPGRSIVKRIGRESGFASLGQQLQAVGYDAVFVYGGRGYFDNMNAFFGGNGYRIVDQSSVNEADIHFKNAWGMSDEDLYAQAIRLADENFARNKPFLLQLMTTSNHRPYTYPEGRIDIPSGNGRDGAVKYTDYAIGKFLQDVKGKPWFDNTIFVFVADHTAGSAGKEDLPVANYQIPLFIYAPKLLPAGERGELASQIDLAPTLLSMLNLSYESTFFGRSLMTPSSLEPRVVIGNYQHLGLFDGKDLAILSPRAVLRRHNQALGASEEVAASLSDPLVDRAVSYYQSASYGFTRHLLDWKPTATQ; translated from the coding sequence ATGCAACTTCTGCGTTCGGCTCCGGTGCGTTTCCTCGCACTGATCGCCTTGCTGTGGCTGATCGTTTTCTTCCTGACCCGCGCTGTCCTCATGGCTGGTCACCTGCAGGATCTAGGCGCAGGCCAGTTGGCGGTGTTCGCCATAGGCTTGCTCTACGACCTGAGCTTCCTGGTCTATGCCCTGCTGCCGCTTGGCGTGGCGCTGCTGCTGATGCCGGCGCGAGTCTGGCGCGCAGCATCCTGGCGCTGGCTGCTGTCCCTCGTCCTGTTCGCCAGCGTTTACCTGATGCTCTTCACGGCAGTGGCCGAGTGGCTGTTCTGGGATGAGTTCGGCGTTCGGTTCAACTTCATCGCGGTGGACTATCTGGTCTATTCCGATGAGGTGCTGAACAACATTCTGGAGTCCTATCCCGTCGGGACGCTCCTGGGCGCCCTGGCCCTGATTTCGCTGGCGGTCACCTTCGGGATGTCCAGGGTCGTGCGTGGTATCGCCACATCCCCGGTGCCGAACCTGGGCAGGAGCCTGGCGGGATGTGCCGGCCTGCTGGCGCTGGCGCTGGCCGCGCTGTTCCTGGTCGACCAGGATCGCCCGCGCTCCGAGGGCGGCAATACCTATGCCCGCGAGTTGTCGAGCAACGGCCCGTACCAGTTCTTCGCCGCGTTCCGCAACAATGAGCTGGACTACCCGCAGTTCTATGCCACGTTGCCGGCCGAGGAGGTGGCCCGGCGCATGCGCGCGGAACTCGCGGAGCCGAACGCGCGCTTCATTGGCAGCGACCACCTGGATATTCGCCGGCGCATCGAAAATCCGGGGACGCCGAAGAAGCACAACATCGTCCTGGTCACCATCGAGAGCCTCAGTGCCAAGTACCTGGGCAGCAATGGCGATGGTCGGAATCTCACCCCGAACATGGACGAGCTGCGGCGCAACAGCCTCTATTTCAACAACTTCTACGCCACCGGTACCCGTACCGACCGCGGCCTGGAAGCCATCACGCTGTCGATTCCGCCGACACCGGGACGCTCCATCGTCAAGCGCATAGGCCGGGAAAGCGGCTTCGCGAGCCTGGGCCAGCAGTTGCAGGCAGTCGGTTACGACGCTGTGTTCGTGTATGGCGGCCGTGGCTACTTCGACAACATGAATGCCTTCTTCGGCGGCAACGGTTACCGGATCGTGGACCAGTCGAGCGTGAACGAGGCCGACATCCACTTCAAGAATGCGTGGGGAATGAGCGACGAGGACCTGTATGCACAGGCGATCAGGCTGGCGGACGAGAACTTCGCCAGGAACAAGCCTTTCCTCCTGCAATTGATGACCACCTCGAACCATCGTCCATACACCTACCCGGAAGGGCGCATCGACATCCCCTCTGGCAATGGCCGTGACGGTGCGGTCAAGTACACCGACTATGCCATCGGCAAGTTCCTGCAGGACGTGAAGGGCAAACCCTGGTTCGACAACACCATCTTCGTGTTCGTGGCCGACCACACGGCCGGCAGTGCGGGCAAGGAAGACCTGCCAGTGGCGAACTACCAGATCCCGCTGTTCATCTACGCGCCCAAGCTGTTGCCCGCTGGCGAGCGTGGGGAGCTGGCCAGCCAGATCGATCTCGCGCCCACGCTGCTGTCGATGCTGAACCTGAGCTACGAATCGACCTTCTTCGGCCGCAGCCTGATGACGCCCAGCTCGCTTGAGCCGCGCGTGGTCATTGGCAACTACCAGCACCTGGGCCTGTTCGATGGCAAGGACCTCGCCATCCTGAGCCCGCGTGCCGTCCTGCGCCGGCATAACCAGGCCCTTGGGGCGAGCGAGGAAGTGGCCGCCAGCCTGAGCGACCCGCTGGTGGACCGTGCGGTGAGCTACTACCAGTCGGCGAGCTATGGCTTTACCCGCCATCTGCTGGACTGGAAGCCGACGGCGACCCAGTGA